A region of the Paracoccus pantotrophus genome:
TGGTCAGCCCGAAGGTGACCAGCAGCACCGCCGCCTCGCCCCAGCCCGAGCGCAGCAGGATGGCGATGGCCGGTTTCTCGATCATGTTCCAGGCCACCACCGCCAGCACGCCGGCCAGCGCCGCCAGCGGGATATAAGACGCCAGCGGCGCCGCCAGCAGCATGAAGCCCAGCAGGAACAGCGCATGCAGCATCCCCGCCACCGGCCCATGCGCGCCCGCGCGCACATTGGTCGCCGTCCGCGCGATGGTGCCGGTGACGCAGATGCCGCCGAACAACGCCGAGCCCATATTGGCCACGCCCTGCGCCACCAGCTCGCAATTCGAGCGGTGGCGGCGGCCGGTCATGCCATCCGCGACCACCGCCGACAGCAGCGATTCGATGGCGCCGAGCAGCGTCAGCGAGACCGCTGCGGGCAGCAGCGCCAGCACCTTGTCCAGCGACAGCCCCGGCAGAGCGGGGGCGGGCAGGGAGGACGGAATGCCGCCGAAGCGGCTGCCGATGGTCGCGACATCCGCCCCCGCCGCCGCGGTGAAGCCCGCCGCCAGCGCCACGGCGATCAGCATGCCGGGCCAATGCGGCCGGGTGCGTTTCAGCCCCAGGATCACCGCGACGGTTCCCAGCGCGATCCCCAGGGCCGCGGGGCTGAGGCTGGCGCGGGCCTGCCAGAGGGCGGGGATCTTTTCCACCAGCTCGCCCGGCTCATGGGCCAGCGCCAGCCCGAAGATCTCCTTCAGCTGGCTGGTGAAGATGATGACGGCGATGCCGGCGGTGAAGCCGACCGTCACCGGAAAGGGGATGAACTTGATGAAGGTGCCCAGCCTGAGCAGCCCGATAGCCACCAGCATCAGTCCCGACATGAAGGTCGCCAGGATCAGCCCCGACATGCCGTGCTGCGCCACGATCCCGGCGACCAGCACGATGAAGGCCCCCGCCGGCCCGCCGATCTGGTAGCGCGAGCCGCCAAGCGCCGAGACCAGGAAGCCGCCGATGATGGCGGTATAGAGCCCCTGCGCCGGCGAGGCGCCGGAGGCGATGGCAATGGCCATCGACAGGGGCAGCGCCACGATGGCGACGGTCAGCCCGGCCAGGGCATCGGCGCGCAGCTCGGCCGCGCCATAGCCCTCGCGCAGGACGGTGATCAGTTTCGGGGTGAACAGCGGCGCAAATCCGGGACTTGCGCTGGCCTGCTGGGTCATCTGGTGCCGCACCTTTGCAAAAGGGGGCGGCGGGATCGTCGGCTTTCGTCGGCGGTCGCCGTCGCGGTTACGTCCTGGGACCGGATTTCAGCCGCACGCCGCGCCCGCCCGAGGGGCTGGCGGCGCCTTCGCCGATCAGCTCGATCCCGGCGGCCTCCAGCGCCTCGACCACGCGGGTCAGGCTTTCGACCACGCCGCGCACATTGCCGTCGCTGGCCTCCATGCGCTGGATGGTGGGAACCGACAGGCCCGAGAGTTCGGCCAGCCGCTTCTGGTCGATGCCAAGAAGGGCCCGTGCCGCACGCATCTGCGCCGAGGTCATCATGCGGTGATTTCCAATCCTTTATGATGGATGCCTAGCATGGCTATCATGATATTTCAAATATCATCTTTGCTTTCTGAGATATAAGGAAAAGGCCCCCGCGAAGGGGGCCTTTCCGGTTCGTGTCCGAGTGGGCAGGAGATCAGAACTTCATCGTCGTGCCCAGTGTGATCGTGCGACCGGGCGCCCAGACCGGCTCGATTCCACCGTTGCGATCATTCGCGGCATAACCCGAACGCTCGTAATAGTTCTTGTCGAACAGGTTATCGACGCTGAGCCGGACTGCCACGTTCTCATATGCCTGGGGCGTCCACTCGGCATAGGCGTTGACCACGGTATAGGACGGCTGCTTGTAGTAGGTTGTCGTGGAGGTCACCCGCTCGTCGATCGAGCCTGCCCACTCCACCGAGGCGCCCAGGACCGTGTTCCATGCCGGCAGTTCGTGATCGACCCAGAGCGTGGCGGTTTCGCCCACCGGCATGAAATAGACGCCGTTGTTGGGCAGGACATCGTCACCATCGCCGGTCACGTCCGCCTTGGTGAAGGAGGCGCCGATCCGGGTATTGCCGAAGTCATAGGTGCCATGCAGGGTGACGCCCTTGCTGCGATATTCCTCGGTGCGGTTGGTCAGCAGGGTCGAGGATTCGTAGCTCAGCAGTCCGTCGATCTTCGTGTCGAAGACCGTGATGCCGGCCTGCCAGGCGTCGCCGTTAAAGTTCGCTCCGACCTTGAGGTTCTTGGCCGTGCCCGTGTCCAAGTTCGGGTCGGTGACGAAGGCGTTGCTGCGGGCATGGACATAGCCGTAATCGCCGATGACGTAGCCCAGCCAGGTGCGCGAAGCACCCGCGAAAACCTCGATACTGTCGTTGACGCGATAGGCGAGGGTGCCATTCACGCTGGCGCCGGAATCGCTGAACCGCTCGCCGTTCCAATCGGTAAAGCGATGCGCGTCGTAGCGCGCGCCGGTCGAAAGGCTGAAGCCGTTCTGGAACTCGAACCGACCCTGGGCGAAGACGCCGATCTGGCTCGTCGAGAAGTTGCGGTAACGACGGTTGTTGTTGCCAGCGCCATAGTTGTCTGTGGCGTAGTCGTGTTGGTTGAAATCGACCCCTGCGGTGATCTTGCCGGTGTTGATCGTAAAGGTGTTCTGCACCTTGCCGCCGAACTGTTCCTCCTCGAAAATTGCGTTGCCGTTATTCGCAGAAACATAGGTCGGGTCACCATTTTCGTCTCTGCGCAGTGTCAGATAATTCGGTCGCCAGTATTCGTATTGGCTGAAGTAAAGCGAAACCTCGGGATCCCACATGTCGGTCGGCTCGGTCGAGGTATAGGTCAGCTTGACCGTGTCACGGCTGACCTTCAGCGGATGAACCTCGTCGCCGGCAAGGCCCATATTCGCCTTGATCAGACGATCGGCCTCGTCACGGCTGCGCTCCAGGCCAAGCTCGATCCGGTGCCCCTCGAACTCATAGCCCAGCTTGGCCAAGACATTGCGCG
Encoded here:
- a CDS encoding SulP family inorganic anion transporter, with amino-acid sequence MTQQASASPGFAPLFTPKLITVLREGYGAAELRADALAGLTVAIVALPLSMAIAIASGASPAQGLYTAIIGGFLVSALGGSRYQIGGPAGAFIVLVAGIVAQHGMSGLILATFMSGLMLVAIGLLRLGTFIKFIPFPVTVGFTAGIAVIIFTSQLKEIFGLALAHEPGELVEKIPALWQARASLSPAALGIALGTVAVILGLKRTRPHWPGMLIAVALAAGFTAAAGADVATIGSRFGGIPSSLPAPALPGLSLDKVLALLPAAVSLTLLGAIESLLSAVVADGMTGRRHRSNCELVAQGVANMGSALFGGICVTGTIARTATNVRAGAHGPVAGMLHALFLLGFMLLAAPLASYIPLAALAGVLAVVAWNMIEKPAIAILLRSGWGEAAVLLVTFGLTIFRDLTEAIVVGLALGSVLFIQRMSQAVGVEALVGADTADSAQPRPDQPQPRDVVVYRISGALFFGATASIGSVLDRIQDGFRVLVVDFSAVPFLDSTGANMIEGLAHKAQRRGIALWLTGTSRDIRRVLLTHGLRRPLVHYAPTVEEALRRRHGS
- a CDS encoding helix-turn-helix domain-containing protein is translated as MMTSAQMRAARALLGIDQKRLAELSGLSVPTIQRMEASDGNVRGVVESLTRVVEALEAAGIELIGEGAASPSGGRGVRLKSGPRT
- a CDS encoding TonB-dependent receptor domain-containing protein, translating into MKLRRILPLAGVSSLALATALYAQDNQNAETVVLNPITLVADGQENVEATGGVSVTPEDIEALQPADVSELFARESSITVSGGGGPAKKVSVFGIEQSLLAVTVDGLPQAQTSWHHTGSNVIDPAFLKSVEVEAGAAAADSGFAAAAGALRYETVGALDLLEAGQNVGGRAALSYGSNGRGFSGSLAGYGRSGGFDWFIMAHGSNGDNYDNGDGKEVLGTEPAARNVLAKLGYEFEGHRIELGLERSRDEADRLIKANMGLAGDEVHPLKVSRDTVKLTYTSTEPTDMWDPEVSLYFSQYEYWRPNYLTLRRDENGDPTYVSANNGNAIFEEEQFGGKVQNTFTINTGKITAGVDFNQHDYATDNYGAGNNNRRYRNFSTSQIGVFAQGRFEFQNGFSLSTGARYDAHRFTDWNGERFSDSGASVNGTLAYRVNDSIEVFAGASRTWLGYVIGDYGYVHARSNAFVTDPNLDTGTAKNLKVGANFNGDAWQAGITVFDTKIDGLLSYESSTLLTNRTEEYRSKGVTLHGTYDFGNTRIGASFTKADVTGDGDDVLPNNGVYFMPVGETATLWVDHELPAWNTVLGASVEWAGSIDERVTSTTTYYKQPSYTVVNAYAEWTPQAYENVAVRLSVDNLFDKNYYERSGYAANDRNGGIEPVWAPGRTITLGTTMKF